The Oryzias latipes chromosome 4, ASM223467v1 genome includes a window with the following:
- the mylk4 gene encoding myosin light chain kinase family member 4 isoform X2, with protein MGGKEKNILVIANVPTYQGSDKKHLCNKASSSKKNGKATTTAVIPPPIPMSPIVEKMEGLKTIRNRSNSLRLGRLALYKHLEKVGTMRSFWELKHVELEGENQAKDDKDKGKQSLKGIKVQKKRKPVDSSENTSLSEPVLQEQVEKLNRQNTEHSHTNTEADVQRDKDAELILDGPQTSASQTEKRKQENEAVEDEDDGDVFVDTEPEEEDEQHTEEDGTEQSRKFEDDVKNGEARDSLDSLVSSSVSDTSNLLHESSEEASSSKRRVTEEDLEKDDLKKSRVEDGQEENADRQVAEASTTEETDESRESKVKEFIIDLSPPPSAPFDHRIVTPKPHQIATYYTIKRDEVLGGGRFGQVHKCIENSSGLTLAAKIIKARSQKEKDVVRNEIQVMNQLNHANLIQLYAAFESRHDIILVMEYVEGGELFDRIIDENYNLTELDTVLFIRQICEGLQYMHKMYILHLDLKPENILCVNRATNKIKIIDFGLARRYKPREKLRVNFGTPEFLAPEVINYEFVSFPTDMWSLGVITYMLLSGLSPFLGDDDNETLNNILACQWNFEEEEFLDISEEAKDFITRLLVKSKSWRMSATESLKHPWLSDQSLHHRLSQKKNKCHSTHTPSTKT; from the exons ATGGGAGGAAAGGAGAAGAACATTTTGGTGATTGCAAATGTGCCCACCTACCAAGG gtcAGACAAGAAACATCTGTGTAACAAGGCCAGCTCTAGTAAGAAGAATGGAAAAGCCACCACTACAGCTGTTATTCCCCCACCGATTCCCATGTCGCCAATTGTTGAAAAGATGGAGGGTCTGAAGACCATCCGTAACCGCAGCAACAGCCTCCGTCTTGGCCGCCTGGCCCTCTACAAGCACCTTGAAAAGGTGGGGACTATGCGCTCTTTCTGGGAGCTCAAGCACGTGGAGCTGGAAGGAGAAAACCAG GCTAAAGATGACAAGGACAAAGGCAAGCAGAGCCTGAAGGGCATAAAGGTCCAGAAGAAGAGGAAACCTGTGGATTCATCAG AAAACACATCACTGAGCGAGCCGGTGCTGCAGGAACAAGTGGAAAAGCTCAACAGGCAGAACACTGAGCACTCCCATACAAACACAGAGGCCGACGTCCAGAGGGACAAAGATGCAGAGCTGATCCTAGATGGACCACAAACCTCTGCTTCTCAGACAGAgaagaggaaacaggaaaacgaagctgtggaggatgaggatgatggAGATGTCTTTGTGGACACGGAGCCAGAGGAGGAAGACGAGCAACATACAGAGGAGGACggcacagagcagagcagaaaatTTGAGGATGATGTGAAAAATGGAGAAGCAAGAGACTCCTTAGATTCTCTAGTGTCTTCTAGTGTTTCAGACACCTCTAATCTTCTACATGAAAG CTCTGAAGAGGCCAGCAGCAGCAAACGACGCGTCACTGAAGAAGACCTGGAGAAAGATGATCTGAAGAAAAGCCGTGTGGAGGACGGACAAGAGGAAAACGCTGATAGACAGGTGGCAGAGGCCTCTACAACCGAGGAGACGGATGAGAGCAGAGAGTCAAAAGTGAAGGAGTTCATCATTG ACTTAAGCCCCCCACCATCAGCACCTTTCGACCACCGCATCGTGACGCCCAAACCTCATCAGATAGCAACATACTACACTATCAAAAGAGACGAAGTCCTTGGAGG GGGGCGTTTTGGACAAGTCCACAAGTGCATAGAGAATTCCTCTGGTCTGACTTTGGCGGCAAAGATCATTAAAGCCAGGAGCCAAAAGGAAAAG GATGTGGTTAGGAATGAGATTCAGGTGATGAACCAGCTGAACCATGCCAACCTCATCCAGCTGTATGCGGCCTTTGAGTCTCGGCATGACATTATTCTTGTCATGGAATA TGTGGAAGGAGGAGAGCTGTTTGACCGGATCATTGACGAGAACTACAACCTGACGGAGCTGGACACTGTGCTTTTCATACGGCAGATCTGCGAGGGCCTGCAGtacatgcacaaaatgtacatctTACATCTCGATCTCAAG CCAGAGAACATTCTTTGTGTCAACAGAGCAACCAACAAGATCAAGATCATTGATTTTGGACTGGCAAGAAG GTATAAACCAAGGGAGAAGCTGAGGGTCAACTTTGGCACACCTGAATTTTTGGCCCCTGAAGTGATCAATTATGAGTTTGTTTCATTCCCTACGGACATGTGGAGTCTAGGAGTGATCACGTACATGCT GCTCAGTGGCTTGTCTCCATTCCTGGGGGACGATGACAACGAGACGCTAAACAACATCCTGGCTTGTCAGTGGAACTTTGAAGAGGAAGAGTTTTTAGACATCTCTGAGGAGGCCAAAGACTTCATCACACGTCTACTGGTGAAGAGCAAGAGCTGGAGGATGAGCGCAACAGAATCACTTAAACACCCATGGCTGTCTGACCAGAGTTTGCACCATCGACTAAGTCAGAAG aaaaacaagtgCCACTCCACACACACTCCATCTACAAAGACctga
- the mylk4 gene encoding myosin light chain kinase family member 4 isoform X3, translating into MENFLKDKNLWILGSVCLVATFLWRRLWKLFSVKKEKNTSSHADAQAKDDKDKGKQSLKGIKVQKKRKPVDSSENTSLSEPVLQEQVEKLNRQNTEHSHTNTEADVQRDKDAELILDGPQTSASQTEKRKQENEAVEDEDDGDVFVDTEPEEEDEQHTEEDGTEQSRKFEDDVKNGEARDSLDSLVSSSVSDTSNLLHESSEEASSSKRRVTEEDLEKDDLKKSRVEDGQEENADRQVAEASTTEETDESRESKVKEFIIDLSPPPSAPFDHRIVTPKPHQIATYYTIKRDEVLGGGRFGQVHKCIENSSGLTLAAKIIKARSQKEKDVVRNEIQVMNQLNHANLIQLYAAFESRHDIILVMEYVEGGELFDRIIDENYNLTELDTVLFIRQICEGLQYMHKMYILHLDLKPENILCVNRATNKIKIIDFGLARRYKPREKLRVNFGTPEFLAPEVINYEFVSFPTDMWSLGVITYMLLSGLSPFLGDDDNETLNNILACQWNFEEEEFLDISEEAKDFITRLLVKSKSWRMSATESLKHPWLSDQSLHHRLSQKKNKCHSTHTPSTKT; encoded by the exons ATGGAGAACTTCCTAAAGGATAAAAACCTCTGGATATTAGGGAGTGTCTGCTTGGTGGCCACCTTTCTGTGGCGACGGCTGTGGAAATTGTTCTCTGTAAAGAAGGAGAAAAATACCTCATCCCATGCAGACGCGCAG GCTAAAGATGACAAGGACAAAGGCAAGCAGAGCCTGAAGGGCATAAAGGTCCAGAAGAAGAGGAAACCTGTGGATTCATCAG AAAACACATCACTGAGCGAGCCGGTGCTGCAGGAACAAGTGGAAAAGCTCAACAGGCAGAACACTGAGCACTCCCATACAAACACAGAGGCCGACGTCCAGAGGGACAAAGATGCAGAGCTGATCCTAGATGGACCACAAACCTCTGCTTCTCAGACAGAgaagaggaaacaggaaaacgaagctgtggaggatgaggatgatggAGATGTCTTTGTGGACACGGAGCCAGAGGAGGAAGACGAGCAACATACAGAGGAGGACggcacagagcagagcagaaaatTTGAGGATGATGTGAAAAATGGAGAAGCAAGAGACTCCTTAGATTCTCTAGTGTCTTCTAGTGTTTCAGACACCTCTAATCTTCTACATGAAAG CTCTGAAGAGGCCAGCAGCAGCAAACGACGCGTCACTGAAGAAGACCTGGAGAAAGATGATCTGAAGAAAAGCCGTGTGGAGGACGGACAAGAGGAAAACGCTGATAGACAGGTGGCAGAGGCCTCTACAACCGAGGAGACGGATGAGAGCAGAGAGTCAAAAGTGAAGGAGTTCATCATTG ACTTAAGCCCCCCACCATCAGCACCTTTCGACCACCGCATCGTGACGCCCAAACCTCATCAGATAGCAACATACTACACTATCAAAAGAGACGAAGTCCTTGGAGG GGGGCGTTTTGGACAAGTCCACAAGTGCATAGAGAATTCCTCTGGTCTGACTTTGGCGGCAAAGATCATTAAAGCCAGGAGCCAAAAGGAAAAG GATGTGGTTAGGAATGAGATTCAGGTGATGAACCAGCTGAACCATGCCAACCTCATCCAGCTGTATGCGGCCTTTGAGTCTCGGCATGACATTATTCTTGTCATGGAATA TGTGGAAGGAGGAGAGCTGTTTGACCGGATCATTGACGAGAACTACAACCTGACGGAGCTGGACACTGTGCTTTTCATACGGCAGATCTGCGAGGGCCTGCAGtacatgcacaaaatgtacatctTACATCTCGATCTCAAG CCAGAGAACATTCTTTGTGTCAACAGAGCAACCAACAAGATCAAGATCATTGATTTTGGACTGGCAAGAAG GTATAAACCAAGGGAGAAGCTGAGGGTCAACTTTGGCACACCTGAATTTTTGGCCCCTGAAGTGATCAATTATGAGTTTGTTTCATTCCCTACGGACATGTGGAGTCTAGGAGTGATCACGTACATGCT GCTCAGTGGCTTGTCTCCATTCCTGGGGGACGATGACAACGAGACGCTAAACAACATCCTGGCTTGTCAGTGGAACTTTGAAGAGGAAGAGTTTTTAGACATCTCTGAGGAGGCCAAAGACTTCATCACACGTCTACTGGTGAAGAGCAAGAGCTGGAGGATGAGCGCAACAGAATCACTTAAACACCCATGGCTGTCTGACCAGAGTTTGCACCATCGACTAAGTCAGAAG aaaaacaagtgCCACTCCACACACACTCCATCTACAAAGACctga
- the mylk4 gene encoding myosin light chain kinase family member 4 isoform X1, with product MSSSLVNSLAKVYDPNPLHAQKLAGRKLSLNGSDKGQASGSSSSSQHDASLRCMESRMDSLSSQMEHLLKMQQTVLTRLDGLAQDVKGMGRDLASMSGEGQNGRRGSGIEAVYRELFGAVERASERIESQGRRLEGVEKLVEGTQQVISFIGEAVKSSRLVEFFFKQPGNKINRKAKDDKDKGKQSLKGIKVQKKRKPVDSSENTSLSEPVLQEQVEKLNRQNTEHSHTNTEADVQRDKDAELILDGPQTSASQTEKRKQENEAVEDEDDGDVFVDTEPEEEDEQHTEEDGTEQSRKFEDDVKNGEARDSLDSLVSSSVSDTSNLLHESSEEASSSKRRVTEEDLEKDDLKKSRVEDGQEENADRQVAEASTTEETDESRESKVKEFIIDLSPPPSAPFDHRIVTPKPHQIATYYTIKRDEVLGGGRFGQVHKCIENSSGLTLAAKIIKARSQKEKDVVRNEIQVMNQLNHANLIQLYAAFESRHDIILVMEYVEGGELFDRIIDENYNLTELDTVLFIRQICEGLQYMHKMYILHLDLKPENILCVNRATNKIKIIDFGLARRYKPREKLRVNFGTPEFLAPEVINYEFVSFPTDMWSLGVITYMLLSGLSPFLGDDDNETLNNILACQWNFEEEEFLDISEEAKDFITRLLVKSKSWRMSATESLKHPWLSDQSLHHRLSQKKNKCHSTHTPSTKT from the exons ATGAGCTCCAGCCTCGTCAACTCATTAGCCAAAGTATATGATCCAAATCCACTTCATGCTCAGAAGCTGGCTGGAAGAAAGCTTTCCCTCAATGGATCAGACAAAGGTCAAGCTTCGggttcttcttcctcctcccagCACGACGCTTCCCTCCGGTGCATGGAGAGCAGGATGGACTCATTGAGCTCCCAGATGGAGCACCTACTGAAGATGCAACAGACTGTCCTGACCCGTCTGGACGGCCTGGCCCAGGATGTGAAGGGGATGGGTAGAGATCTGGCCTCGATGAGCGGCGAAGGCCAGAACGGGAGACGTGGGTCTGGCATCGAGGCGGTTTACAGGGAGCTGTTTGGGGCCGTGGAGAGGGCCAGCGAGCGCATAGAGAGTCAGGGGCGCAGGTTGGAGGGGGTGGAGAAGTTGGTGGAGGGAACCCAGCAGGTGATCAGCTTCATTGGGGAGGCAGTGAAGAGCTCCAGATTAGTGGAGTTCTTCTTCAAACAGCCTGGAAACAAGATCAACAGGAAG GCTAAAGATGACAAGGACAAAGGCAAGCAGAGCCTGAAGGGCATAAAGGTCCAGAAGAAGAGGAAACCTGTGGATTCATCAG AAAACACATCACTGAGCGAGCCGGTGCTGCAGGAACAAGTGGAAAAGCTCAACAGGCAGAACACTGAGCACTCCCATACAAACACAGAGGCCGACGTCCAGAGGGACAAAGATGCAGAGCTGATCCTAGATGGACCACAAACCTCTGCTTCTCAGACAGAgaagaggaaacaggaaaacgaagctgtggaggatgaggatgatggAGATGTCTTTGTGGACACGGAGCCAGAGGAGGAAGACGAGCAACATACAGAGGAGGACggcacagagcagagcagaaaatTTGAGGATGATGTGAAAAATGGAGAAGCAAGAGACTCCTTAGATTCTCTAGTGTCTTCTAGTGTTTCAGACACCTCTAATCTTCTACATGAAAG CTCTGAAGAGGCCAGCAGCAGCAAACGACGCGTCACTGAAGAAGACCTGGAGAAAGATGATCTGAAGAAAAGCCGTGTGGAGGACGGACAAGAGGAAAACGCTGATAGACAGGTGGCAGAGGCCTCTACAACCGAGGAGACGGATGAGAGCAGAGAGTCAAAAGTGAAGGAGTTCATCATTG ACTTAAGCCCCCCACCATCAGCACCTTTCGACCACCGCATCGTGACGCCCAAACCTCATCAGATAGCAACATACTACACTATCAAAAGAGACGAAGTCCTTGGAGG GGGGCGTTTTGGACAAGTCCACAAGTGCATAGAGAATTCCTCTGGTCTGACTTTGGCGGCAAAGATCATTAAAGCCAGGAGCCAAAAGGAAAAG GATGTGGTTAGGAATGAGATTCAGGTGATGAACCAGCTGAACCATGCCAACCTCATCCAGCTGTATGCGGCCTTTGAGTCTCGGCATGACATTATTCTTGTCATGGAATA TGTGGAAGGAGGAGAGCTGTTTGACCGGATCATTGACGAGAACTACAACCTGACGGAGCTGGACACTGTGCTTTTCATACGGCAGATCTGCGAGGGCCTGCAGtacatgcacaaaatgtacatctTACATCTCGATCTCAAG CCAGAGAACATTCTTTGTGTCAACAGAGCAACCAACAAGATCAAGATCATTGATTTTGGACTGGCAAGAAG GTATAAACCAAGGGAGAAGCTGAGGGTCAACTTTGGCACACCTGAATTTTTGGCCCCTGAAGTGATCAATTATGAGTTTGTTTCATTCCCTACGGACATGTGGAGTCTAGGAGTGATCACGTACATGCT GCTCAGTGGCTTGTCTCCATTCCTGGGGGACGATGACAACGAGACGCTAAACAACATCCTGGCTTGTCAGTGGAACTTTGAAGAGGAAGAGTTTTTAGACATCTCTGAGGAGGCCAAAGACTTCATCACACGTCTACTGGTGAAGAGCAAGAGCTGGAGGATGAGCGCAACAGAATCACTTAAACACCCATGGCTGTCTGACCAGAGTTTGCACCATCGACTAAGTCAGAAG aaaaacaagtgCCACTCCACACACACTCCATCTACAAAGACctga